AATTTTTAGCAATCTTATAAGTGCCTATGAATTCTACAACCCCTCCTTTAATCATTACATCCCCTTCAAAAATAATCCTCTTTCCCCCAACAACTTGCTTCCATAGAATGTTACCACCTTTAACTATGAAATTATCTTGGATTCTAAAGATATTGGGACAATTGGCTATAATCGTTCCAGTATATCCCTCTTCAATCGTAAGCTTATGGATAATAATACGGTCTTCCTCATTAATTTCTATACTTTTAGTACATCTTCCGTCCAAGATCACATGATCATCAGATTGAGGCACTTGATTGCTGGACCAATTCATTGGATTCATCCATCTGTTGTCGTTTCCTTCTCCATCCCAGTAGACAGTATTTCCCTCTGCCAAAACTTTAGAACTCAGTATCATGAATATCATTAAAGCTGATGAGATTATAAATAATTTTCTAATCATATTCATCCTTCCTCAGATATTTATTTTACTTGAAGTTATTGACATCAGCTTTACAGAATATTCATTACCACTAAAATATTTTTATTACAATAAAAAATCGCCTCATTCATAAAAATGAGACGATTAATAGACTTACTTCGTTTCAGTGCTTTCCCAATAAGACTTAAAGAAAACAACAAATACACTGATCATTAACCCAAGAACAAAGCCAATAGCTACATTAAGCATTTTATTTGGTGATGAAGGCATTTCCGGAACTGCAGCAGCAGAAGATACGATAATACTTGCCCTACCAATATCTGCTGCTACGTTTTGCTCTGCTTCATTTTTTCTTGTTTGATATGCTTCAAAAGACTGTTCTGCTAATTCGTAATTTCTCATAACTTCGTTATATTTGTATTCTTCTGTAGCTAAAGTTGCACGTAGTTCAGTTAATCTTGCTTGAATTTCCTCAATCTTCTGCTCTAAAACCTCTTTCTCAGATACATTCTGAATCAGTCTTGTTTCCATTTGGGTTCTCTGAGCTGCCAGCATTGTACTTTCCAAAGCTGAAGCATTGGAAATATCAAACTCTATTTCCTGCCCTATAGTCATATAGTTACTATCATTATTTTGAATATTACCTGATTGAGAAGCGTTATCATCTTTCTGAGTATTATTGGCATCATTGGTGTTATTTGCACTGGTTATACCCTGTACTTCATTTAATTGAATCTTGCCTTTGATTGCTCCAATATTAACATTATTAGATTTTATACCATTTCTTTCTAAAGTCTCAAGACTTTTTAGATCCGACTGTATTTGTCTTTCCGTATCAATCAATCTCTGCTTATACAAAGTCAATTGGTCTCTAAGCGTAATGATTTCCTGATTGAGTTCCTCAATATCCTTAGCATTCTTTAAATAATCCCTTTTCTTTTGTGCCTCTTCGTCAAGAAGTTTTTTGGTTGCCTCCAGTTGCTCGTTGATCGCTTGTACTGCCTGCTCACCTTTTCTTTTTGTCATTCTCGTAATAAACTGAATAAAATTCTCACTCAGAGAATTAGCAATCTTGGCTGCCAACTCCGGATCCTTGTCCTTTACTGTTACACGAATAAGATTCGTATCCTCCACAACTTCCAGAGCAACTTTATCCCTTAAAGAACGAATTTTCATCGTTTTACCTTCTGAGTCTTTTAAATCTAAAGCAATAATCGTAGCTTGTACTACTTCAGAATTTAAAAACTGTTCTTTATAGGTTTCTATCGTCATCTCAGGATATTGACTAATCGTATCTAAAACATCAGTACTATTCGCAATTTCCTTGTTCTGCCGAGAACCTATGGGGTTCGCCAAAAGTGTCGCCCTTGCTTCATACACCGGCGGCATTATAAAACTTACTACAACAGAAAGTATAACAGCAACAGCTGTAATAATACCTATTAATTTTTTACCTTTTAAAAGAACCTCAATAAGCTCCCTTAAGCTAATTTCTTCTTCCATCACTCATCCTCCTATGATAAGATTCTACAATATGAGTCCTTATTATTATATTATAAATACCATTATTCTTCAATGCTGGGCTTATGGCAATTTGAACTTCTTACATATTAATAAAGATTCTATATATTTTATCCATTTCCAAAAGAGTATTCTCAATTGAATACGTTTTAATTTTTTCTTTTACTTTATGCCTCATTTCTTTAACTTGTTCAGAATCTTTCATGATTTTCAAAATGGCTTCCTTTGTTTTTTCTATATCCCCTATTGGCACAAGATACCCTTCCTCACCATGGGTTATTAAATCCTTATTCCCCCTTATATCCGTAGCAATAATAGGCAGTCCCGCTGCCATAGCCTCCATCACAGCCCTGGGTAATCCTTCTCTTTTGGAAGTTAAAATAAACGCATCTCCCGCCCATAAAATTCCGGGAATATCTCTTCTGTAACCGAGGAAATGTATATTTTTAGATATATTTAACTTCTCTACCCAGCTTTTTAAATGCTCTTCTTCTTCTCCTCGCCCAACCAAAAGCAAATGAATACTTGGATCTATTTTCACTACTTCTTGCATAGCATGAATAATTTGCCTCTGATTCTTATTCTTCGTAAATTCTCCGACACAAACCAATAACTGATCTGACTCTTTAAAACCCATTGCTTCTTTCTGTGCTTCTTTATCAAAATTCTGAGGAACAGAATAGTTTTCCAGAGATAATCCTACTCCATGGACATAGAATAAACCATCTTTTCTTTTTAAATGAAAGCTTTTTCCTCTTTCATAATCTTCATGATTAATTGTAATAAGTCCATGGGTCCAGCGAGCTGCCATTTTCTCCATAGGATAATAAATAAGCCAATTTAAAATCGGTGCTCCTTTATAAAAATGAAAGCCGTGGGCAGTATATAAAACCGGCTCAGTCTTTGTGATTTTAGCTACAAATCGACCCAAAAAAGCAGCTACAGGAGTATGGACATGCACTAAATCAAATCGCTCTGTTGCCATCAAATTTTTCAACTCAGCAAAAGCTCTAAATAATTTGGGCGAATATGGGGATCTCGAAAAATCTATGGGATGAAAAATGACTCCCATGGATTCTAATTCTTTTGTCCTTTCCCCCGATCTTGCAGCAATGTGTACTTCTGCTCCCCGCTTCTGAAAATATTCTATATAGGGGATATGAAAAGATGTAAAATGAAAATCGACACTGGCAATTAGCAAAATTTTTTTCATATTTCCTCCATTTAAAGTTTAATTTTTGTCATTTAATTATATCACATAACAAATTAGTAAAAAATCATCATCCGAAATAGTACTTTTGACTTTTTTTATTTGGGTAAAATCAGTAGTATGTTATAATAATTATAGAATAATGCTGAAATTTAGGAAAAAAGATTCAAATTTCTAGTACACTAGACTAGATTGTGATAAAGGGGATATGCCTATGTGGAATCATTTTAAAAGCATTAAAAACTATCAGCTACTCATCTTCTCATATCTTCTTTCCATTTTAATTGCTTTTATCATTTATATGAGTGGCGGAACCCATACTGCATACCCTTATTTTATGAATATACCAATTATTTTAGCTACATTCACCAATGGAAAAATTAAAGGACTCATTCATGCTATAATAAGCGGATTACTATTGGGTCCATATATGCCATTGTTTGCTGATTCCCATACTGAGCAAAAACCTCTTAACTGGATCATTCGACTGTTATTCTTTGTATTAATGTCTTTAATCATAGGTTTCCTCTCCGACTATTCCAAGAAAGAATATGAAAAAAACAACGCTATCACCAAAGAAATCTCTGACTCCCATATGGCAACCATTTATGCCCTGGTTAAATTATCTGAATCCAGAGACGATGAAACAGGAACACATATTGAAAGAGTTTCTGTTCTGTGTAAGCTTTTAACTGAAAAATTACTTCATCTTCCAAAATACGCCAATTACATTGATGATCGTTTCATTGAGAATATTTATAAAGCCAGCGCATTACACGATATAGGCAAAGTAGGTATTCCCGATCGTATCCTCCTGAAACCAGGTAAACTTACTAATGAAGAATTTGAGGTGATCAAGCGGCATACAGTCATCGGAGCCAATACCCTTTTAGAAGTTCAAAAGAAATACCCTAATAATAAATTTTTAGAATTTGGAATAGATATCACGTATTATCATCATGAAAAATGGAATGGAAAAGGCTATCCTTTCGGTTTGTCCAAAGAAGAAATCCCCCTTTGCGCAAGAATTATGGCTTTAGTGGATGTATATGATGCCCTGCGCTCAAAAAGAGTCTATAAAGAACCTTACAGCCACGAAGAAAGTCTTGAAATCATCAAAGAGGGCAAAGGCAGCCATTTTGATCCGGAAATTACAGATGTGTTTTTAGAAAATGAAGGAGAATTTAAAGAGTTATTTGAGAGAATAACAATGAATTTTGAAGTCTAATCCAAAAGCCAAGGAACATTTCCTTGGCTTTTAGCAATTCATAGCTTTATATTCTAAAAAACATCAGAATAAATCATTGGAAGTATGATACGTAGGTACAACTGTCTGCAATGCCTTTATTATTTCTTTGTCCTCTTTATCAAGTACTTCTTTTAGAATCTCTATTTTCTCTTCTATTTCTTCCATTGTAATCTTCATTGGCTTTGCAATGTAAATCTTTTGATACTTCGTATTATTTAATCCTTCTTCTGCCATCAAAAGCTCTTCATAAAGCTTTTCTCCCGGTCGAAGCCCGGTATATTCGATCTTTATATCTTCATCTGGTTTAAATCCTGATAAGCGAATCAAATCCCTTGCCAATTTATCAATTTTAACTGGTTCTCCCATATCCAATACAAATATTTCTCCGCCCTTTGCCATAGCACCTGCCTGAATAACCAATTGAGCTGCCTCCGGTATGAGCATAAAATAACGAATAATATCCGGATGGGTAACTGTAACAGGCCCTCCCTGTTCTATTTGCTTTTTAAACAAAGGAATTACGCTACCACTACTTCCCAGAACATTTCCAAAACGTACGGCAGCAAATTCCGTGCTACTTACTTCGTTAATTCCTTGTATAATCATCTCACAGAGCCTCTTGGTGGCTCCCATAACATTAGTGGGATTTACGGCTTTATCCGTAGAAATTAATATAAAACGCTTTACATTAAATAAATGAGCAACTTTAACCAGATTCCACGTCCCCAGAACATTGTTTTTAATTGCTTCTCCCGGATTCTTTTCCATCAATGGCACATGTTTATGGGCAGCAGCATGAAATACGATATCCGGATGATATGTCGCAAAAACCTCCCTAAGTCTATCTTCTTCCCTGATACTGGCGATCACTGTTTCATAAGGAATATGTGGATAATGAATCTTCCATTCATTTTCTAAATTATACAGATTTTCTTCAGATATATCCAGCATCACTACTTTACTGGGGTTAAATCTTCCAATATTTCTACAAAGCTCAGAACCAATGGATCCACCTGCTCCTGTAACCAAAACCACTTTGCTTTCAATATAACTGGATACTTCCTCAATATTTAAATCAACCGGTTCTCTGCCAAGTAAATCTTCAATATTGACCTGTCTCATTTTTTGGAGAAGTACGTCCTGAATATTACCAGTAAACTCTTTAATTTCATTTATAGAAGGAACAACTTTAATAGCACATTGAGTCTTTTTGCATTCGTGAATAATCTCTGCCAAATCCTTTTTATTAATGGAAGGTATCGCTATGATAATTTCATCAATTTTCTTCCCGTAAGCTAAAAATGAAATCATGTCTCTATTGCCCAATACAGGAACGCCATTAATCTTTCTTCCTAATTTATGAGAATCATCATCCACCAAGCATATGGGAACACGGTTGGAAGAAGGATGGTTTTTAAAACTTTGGATCAATAATCCTCCGGCTTCTCCTGCTCCAACAATCATAACTCGCTTTCTTTTTCGCTTTACAAAGATATTTTCTTGAAAGGTTAATCGATTATAAATCTGCTTTATAAACCTGGTTCCCCCAATAAAGAATAAATCTATCAACGTAGCAATTACATAAATAGAACGCGGAACATTTAAACTTAGAAAATAAATACCAATAATAATCATTCCATTGGCAATACAGACCATAAAAAAGATATTAATTATCTCATCAATACCGGCATATTTCCAAATTGGTCGATACAACCCCATATAATAAAACACAAGCAGCTTTATAAAAGTTACAAAAACAGCCATTTGAAAATAAACTTTTAGATAATCAAGAGGCATTCTAAGGCCAAAACGCAAATAATATGCTATTATAATAGATAGATTGATCAAAATAATGTCTACACTAAAAATCCCTATTTTTCTTATGTTACTTTTCATAAATTCTCCACCATTCATCATATTCATTGAACTTTTATTATTATATCAAATAATTAGATTTAAAAATACCCTTTTCATGCTCATTTGAAACATGAAAAGGGTTTTGGTCTATAATAATTCATTTCTATTTTTAGCCTTTAACTCATCCACGATCAACTTTACATCCTGCGCTCTGTCTTTGGGGCAAACCAAAGTAGCATCAGGAGTATGTACGATAATCAGATTATCCACTCCTAAAGCGGCAATCA
This is a stretch of genomic DNA from Defluviitalea raffinosedens. It encodes these proteins:
- a CDS encoding GumC family protein, with the translated sequence MEEEISLRELIEVLLKGKKLIGIITAVAVILSVVVSFIMPPVYEARATLLANPIGSRQNKEIANSTDVLDTISQYPEMTIETYKEQFLNSEVVQATIIALDLKDSEGKTMKIRSLRDKVALEVVEDTNLIRVTVKDKDPELAAKIANSLSENFIQFITRMTKRKGEQAVQAINEQLEATKKLLDEEAQKKRDYLKNAKDIEELNQEIITLRDQLTLYKQRLIDTERQIQSDLKSLETLERNGIKSNNVNIGAIKGKIQLNEVQGITSANNTNDANNTQKDDNASQSGNIQNNDSNYMTIGQEIEFDISNASALESTMLAAQRTQMETRLIQNVSEKEVLEQKIEEIQARLTELRATLATEEYKYNEVMRNYELAEQSFEAYQTRKNEAEQNVAADIGRASIIVSSAAAVPEMPSSPNKMLNVAIGFVLGLMISVFVVFFKSYWESTETK
- a CDS encoding glycosyltransferase family 4 protein; this translates as MKKILLIASVDFHFTSFHIPYIEYFQKRGAEVHIAARSGERTKELESMGVIFHPIDFSRSPYSPKLFRAFAELKNLMATERFDLVHVHTPVAAFLGRFVAKITKTEPVLYTAHGFHFYKGAPILNWLIYYPMEKMAARWTHGLITINHEDYERGKSFHLKRKDGLFYVHGVGLSLENYSVPQNFDKEAQKEAMGFKESDQLLVCVGEFTKNKNQRQIIHAMQEVVKIDPSIHLLLVGRGEEEEHLKSWVEKLNISKNIHFLGYRRDIPGILWAGDAFILTSKREGLPRAVMEAMAAGLPIIATDIRGNKDLITHGEEGYLVPIGDIEKTKEAILKIMKDSEQVKEMRHKVKEKIKTYSIENTLLEMDKIYRIFINM
- a CDS encoding HD-GYP domain-containing protein; this encodes MWNHFKSIKNYQLLIFSYLLSILIAFIIYMSGGTHTAYPYFMNIPIILATFTNGKIKGLIHAIISGLLLGPYMPLFADSHTEQKPLNWIIRLLFFVLMSLIIGFLSDYSKKEYEKNNAITKEISDSHMATIYALVKLSESRDDETGTHIERVSVLCKLLTEKLLHLPKYANYIDDRFIENIYKASALHDIGKVGIPDRILLKPGKLTNEEFEVIKRHTVIGANTLLEVQKKYPNNKFLEFGIDITYYHHEKWNGKGYPFGLSKEEIPLCARIMALVDVYDALRSKRVYKEPYSHEESLEIIKEGKGSHFDPEITDVFLENEGEFKELFERITMNFEV
- a CDS encoding polysaccharide biosynthesis protein, which encodes MKSNIRKIGIFSVDIILINLSIIIAYYLRFGLRMPLDYLKVYFQMAVFVTFIKLLVFYYMGLYRPIWKYAGIDEIINIFFMVCIANGMIIIGIYFLSLNVPRSIYVIATLIDLFFIGGTRFIKQIYNRLTFQENIFVKRKRKRVMIVGAGEAGGLLIQSFKNHPSSNRVPICLVDDDSHKLGRKINGVPVLGNRDMISFLAYGKKIDEIIIAIPSINKKDLAEIIHECKKTQCAIKVVPSINEIKEFTGNIQDVLLQKMRQVNIEDLLGREPVDLNIEEVSSYIESKVVLVTGAGGSIGSELCRNIGRFNPSKVVMLDISEENLYNLENEWKIHYPHIPYETVIASIREEDRLREVFATYHPDIVFHAAAHKHVPLMEKNPGEAIKNNVLGTWNLVKVAHLFNVKRFILISTDKAVNPTNVMGATKRLCEMIIQGINEVSSTEFAAVRFGNVLGSSGSVIPLFKKQIEQGGPVTVTHPDIIRYFMLIPEAAQLVIQAGAMAKGGEIFVLDMGEPVKIDKLARDLIRLSGFKPDEDIKIEYTGLRPGEKLYEELLMAEEGLNNTKYQKIYIAKPMKITMEEIEEKIEILKEVLDKEDKEIIKALQTVVPTYHTSNDLF